From the Kitasatospora viridis genome, one window contains:
- the trxA gene encoding thioredoxin: protein MTTVELTKDNFDEVVNEDSFVLIDFWAGWCGPCRQFAPVYDKAATANPDLVFGKVDTEAQQELAAAFGITSIPTLAIIRENVLVFSQAGAMPAPALENLIEQARGLDMNEVRAKIAAENN, encoded by the coding sequence ATGACTACGGTTGAGCTGACCAAGGACAACTTCGACGAGGTCGTCAACGAGGACTCCTTCGTCCTCATCGACTTCTGGGCGGGCTGGTGCGGGCCGTGCCGGCAGTTCGCGCCGGTCTACGACAAGGCCGCCACCGCCAACCCCGACCTGGTCTTCGGCAAGGTCGACACCGAGGCCCAGCAGGAGCTGGCCGCCGCCTTCGGCATCACCTCGATCCCGACCCTGGCGATCATCCGGGAGAACGTCCTGGTCTTCTCGCAGGCCGGGGCGATGCCGGCGCCGGCCCTGGAGAACCTGATCGAGCAGGCCCGCGGGCTGGACATGAACGAGGTGCGCGCCAAGATCGCCGCCGAGAACAACTGA
- a CDS encoding dihydrolipoyl dehydrogenase family protein: MTIRNSTTEYDVIVLGAGPTGENLADRTRAAGLRTAVVERELVGGECSYWACMPSKALLRPPAALAAARAVAGAREAATGELDASAVLARRDAFASHWKDAGQVAWLDGVGVDLVRGIGRLDGERRVLVRTPEGAERVLTARHAVAVCTGSRAVLPELPGLADARPWTSREATSWPTVPARLVVVGGGVVGVEMATAWRALGATVTLLVRGRALLPKLEPFAGALVAAGLRAAGVEVRFAAVPVAVRRDGPQVTVELADGEPLVAEEVLFATGRAPRTEHLGLASVGLRDGDWLPVDESCTVLGVPGGWLYAAGDVNHRALLTHQGKYQGRIAGAVIAARAAGRPLADGPWGPHAATADGAAVPQVVFTEPEVAAVGLTAEQAERAGHRVAVADYEIGQVAGASLAADDFQGRARLVVDRDRRVVLGATLVGPGVGELLHAATVAVAGQVPIDRLWHAVPAYPTISEIWLRLLETLRDEAAE, translated from the coding sequence GTGACGATCCGGAACAGCACCACCGAGTACGACGTGATCGTGCTGGGCGCCGGCCCGACCGGCGAGAACCTGGCGGACCGGACCCGGGCCGCGGGCCTGCGCACCGCCGTCGTGGAGCGCGAGCTGGTCGGCGGCGAGTGCTCGTACTGGGCCTGCATGCCGAGCAAGGCGCTGCTGCGCCCACCGGCCGCGCTGGCCGCCGCGCGGGCGGTGGCCGGCGCCCGGGAGGCGGCCACCGGCGAGCTGGACGCGAGCGCGGTGCTGGCCCGGCGGGACGCCTTCGCCTCGCACTGGAAGGACGCCGGCCAGGTCGCCTGGCTGGACGGCGTCGGGGTCGACCTGGTGCGCGGCATCGGGCGGCTGGACGGCGAACGGCGGGTGCTGGTGCGCACCCCGGAGGGCGCGGAGCGGGTGCTCACAGCCCGGCACGCCGTCGCGGTCTGCACCGGCAGCCGGGCGGTGCTGCCCGAGTTGCCGGGCCTGGCCGACGCCCGGCCGTGGACCAGCCGGGAGGCCACCAGCTGGCCGACCGTGCCGGCCCGGCTGGTGGTGGTCGGCGGCGGGGTGGTCGGGGTGGAGATGGCCACCGCCTGGCGGGCGCTGGGCGCGACCGTGACGCTGCTGGTCCGGGGGCGGGCGCTGCTGCCGAAGCTGGAGCCGTTCGCCGGGGCGCTGGTCGCGGCCGGGCTGCGGGCGGCCGGGGTGGAGGTGCGGTTCGCCGCCGTGCCGGTGGCGGTGCGCCGGGACGGGCCGCAGGTGACGGTGGAACTGGCGGACGGCGAACCGCTGGTGGCCGAGGAGGTGCTCTTCGCCACCGGCCGGGCGCCGCGCACCGAGCACCTGGGCCTGGCCAGCGTGGGCCTGCGGGACGGCGACTGGCTGCCGGTGGACGAGAGTTGCACGGTGCTCGGGGTGCCGGGCGGCTGGCTCTACGCGGCCGGGGACGTCAACCACCGGGCGCTGCTCACCCACCAGGGCAAGTACCAGGGCCGGATCGCCGGCGCCGTGATCGCCGCCCGGGCGGCCGGCCGGCCGCTGGCGGACGGGCCCTGGGGCCCGCACGCGGCGACCGCGGACGGCGCGGCGGTGCCGCAGGTGGTCTTCACCGAGCCGGAGGTGGCGGCGGTCGGGCTGACCGCCGAGCAGGCGGAGCGGGCCGGCCACCGGGTGGCGGTGGCGGACTACGAGATCGGCCAGGTGGCCGGCGCCTCGCTGGCCGCCGACGACTTCCAGGGCCGGGCCCGGCTGGTGGTGGACCGGGACCGCCGGGTGGTGCTGGGCGCGACCCTGGTCGGCCCGGGGGTCGGGGAGCTGCTGCACGCGGCGACCGTCGCGGTGGCCGGCCAGGTGCCGATCGACCGGCTCTGGCACGCGGTGCCCGCCTACCCGACGATCAGCGAGATCTGGCTGCGGCTGCTGGAGACGCTGCGCGACGAGGCGGCGGAATAG
- a CDS encoding lysylphosphatidylglycerol synthase transmembrane domain-containing protein yields MTAVLVFAALVYLQGTQSSVDPVHLVEGVDQGWMLLAVLAAAASYPAATMGFLGFVPERIGFGRASLAQLAGSFVRLVAPGGFGGVALNTRLLLRAGIAPGPAASSVGAGALIGLVLHLGQLAFFLWLTGFRPDHRSSDNTIIGWVLIASLAVLVLLVLALLVSPTLRRWALRKLVPLTEGALSRLWQLARHPRHLAVGVIGQVLISMALVSSLYCCVRATGGHPSFATVAVAYLLGNAIGSAVPTPAGFGGVELATAALLAETTGLGNTIGPVVLFRIITVLLPVLPGWLAFGILQRNKAL; encoded by the coding sequence GTGACGGCCGTGCTGGTCTTCGCCGCGCTGGTCTACCTCCAGGGCACCCAGTCGTCGGTGGATCCGGTCCACCTGGTGGAGGGCGTGGACCAGGGGTGGATGCTGCTGGCGGTGCTGGCCGCGGCGGCCAGCTACCCGGCGGCGACCATGGGCTTCCTCGGCTTCGTGCCGGAGCGGATAGGTTTCGGCCGGGCCTCGCTGGCCCAGCTCGCGGGCTCCTTCGTCAGGCTCGTCGCGCCGGGGGGCTTCGGCGGGGTGGCGCTGAACACCCGGCTGCTGCTGCGGGCCGGGATAGCCCCCGGACCGGCGGCCTCCAGCGTCGGCGCCGGTGCGCTGATCGGCCTGGTGCTGCACCTGGGCCAGCTGGCCTTCTTCCTCTGGCTGACCGGCTTCCGCCCGGACCACCGCTCCTCCGACAACACGATCATCGGCTGGGTGCTGATCGCCAGCCTGGCCGTGCTGGTGCTGCTGGTGCTGGCCCTGCTGGTCTCGCCGACCCTGCGCCGCTGGGCGCTGCGCAAGCTGGTGCCGCTCACCGAGGGCGCGCTCAGCCGGCTCTGGCAGCTCGCCCGGCACCCGCGCCACCTGGCGGTCGGCGTGATCGGCCAGGTGCTGATCTCGATGGCCCTGGTCTCCTCCCTCTACTGCTGCGTCCGGGCCACCGGCGGCCACCCGAGCTTCGCCACCGTCGCCGTGGCCTACCTGCTGGGCAACGCGATCGGCTCGGCGGTGCCCACCCCCGCCGGCTTCGGCGGGGTGGAGCTGGCCACTGCCGCCCTGCTCGCCGAGACCACCGGCCTGGGCAACACCATCGGCCCCGTGGTGCTCTTCCGGATCATCACCGTGCTGCTCCCGGTGCTGCCGGGCTGGCTGGCCTTCGGCATCCTGCAGCGCAACAAAGCACTCTGA
- a CDS encoding DsbA family protein, which translates to MSSTTPNANKKKPTAAEQQAARRERLRQAQLAEEKQQRRNKIVIAGSAVFALLLVGGIGAAVVTSGSDHKSGGSAASSAPVVTPANASGPGGTVVTYGKADAPHTLDVYEDFRCPICKKFETTNGPLVQQLADAGDYKINYHLAAFLDDNLGGKGSINALAAAGAALNEGVDQFKKFHDELYANQPAETTDGFGDTNKLLDLAGQVPGLKTDAFTSAVQGKTYLPWAQKVAAAFDDSGVTGTPTMKFDGKALNLFDSAGNPVSADDFKKQVGAQ; encoded by the coding sequence ATGAGCAGCACCACCCCCAACGCCAACAAGAAGAAGCCCACCGCCGCCGAGCAGCAGGCCGCCCGCCGCGAGCGGCTGCGCCAGGCCCAGCTGGCCGAGGAGAAGCAGCAGCGCCGGAACAAGATCGTGATCGCCGGCTCGGCGGTCTTCGCGCTGCTGCTGGTCGGCGGCATCGGCGCGGCGGTCGTCACCAGCGGCTCCGACCACAAGTCGGGCGGCTCCGCGGCGAGCAGCGCGCCCGTGGTCACCCCGGCCAACGCGAGCGGCCCGGGCGGCACCGTGGTCACCTACGGCAAGGCCGACGCCCCGCACACCCTGGACGTCTACGAGGACTTCCGCTGCCCGATCTGCAAGAAGTTCGAGACCACCAACGGGCCGCTGGTGCAGCAGCTGGCGGACGCCGGCGACTACAAGATCAACTACCACCTGGCCGCCTTCCTCGACGACAACCTGGGCGGCAAGGGCTCGATCAACGCGCTGGCCGCCGCCGGCGCGGCGCTCAACGAGGGCGTGGACCAGTTCAAGAAGTTCCACGACGAGCTCTACGCCAACCAGCCCGCCGAGACCACCGACGGCTTCGGCGACACCAACAAGCTGCTCGACCTGGCCGGCCAGGTGCCCGGCCTGAAGACCGACGCCTTCACCTCCGCCGTGCAGGGCAAGACCTACCTGCCGTGGGCCCAGAAGGTGGCCGCCGCCTTCGACGACAGCGGGGTCACCGGCACCCCGACCATGAAGTTCGACGGCAAGGCGCTGAACCTCTTCGACAGCGCCGGCAACCCGGTGAGCGCGGACGACTTCAAGAAG